A window of Salvia splendens isolate huo1 chromosome 8, SspV2, whole genome shotgun sequence genomic DNA:
tggatagatcaataccagttggctcgtgataccaaatgatatggattgggatacgacgaaggacccgttggatatattgatccaagaaccccacgtataatgattggcagcggatttccttgattgataatctggtttgatccacttccagagcttggaaaacctcgacccgttggctatgtaatcagccaagaacctcggtatggttgaacgccacaagaacttgctcaaagtatcttgataagttccaaacaagtgaaaaactctacaaagagaattcaactcacaagacaaactctattttcgtatttgatcaaggatgtcctcaaatgacatgcttacaagcctatttataggctagaatggactcttgaaagtctcatatcattagtacaacttaagacctttagaatgactcataataagtgaaaagtaactcctaactattggtgtgactttaggacatctaaagtcacttatttaactcaaaaagtaacttaaaaatgactcttcatttttgctgctccaacttggacgaaaatgcatcatttatcttcaatttgggcctccaaaatgtgatatatattgactcaaaacttcatgcattgggctgcccactaacttgaataatattcaccatttggcccaatgttgaatggtcttggaattgggcttttatttcatcaactaaaagcatcatggactcctttatcttcttagctctagctcttgtaattggtccactttgaatgattaatggatccatcttcttgtccttgttgatcagcttgggtgtacctCCATCATAGCTTGTGCAACGTGATCAATAAGGTGATTACCAAAGTCCTCACGAAGCGACTTGCCCCACTTCTCCCTTGTGTTGTCGCCCCGAATCAAAGTGGGTTCGTCAAAGGGAGGCTTCTTAATGATAATGTGCTCCTTGCACAGagtgagagaagctctcccttctctctagaattcgacctctctccctccctcccctttgagggaggtgaaatgtgattgttgcatccgacacatggtgaagtccggtggtAAGCTTCTGAAGGGGGAGGCCACGGCCTTGATACACACGATGCAGCCCCCTTCCTCGCCGGAGTGGATGTTTCATTCGATTGCACAGCCCAAAACcaaaagggttggcacgccccacccggagaaagctcgacaagccttcaaacgagccggtcttgaatctggttcggaggtgagtcgggctaagaagaagatggtgttCGAAATGGCTAATGGGCTCGTCGGCAAACTCCATGGTGAAGAGGGGGGGTCGCCGGATGTTAAGCAAGCTCTTATTAGGGAGATGTTGAGCTCCTTAGCTCAAATGGCAAAGGATGAGAAAGCTTCGACAAAAGATTTGGaagatcttgatggtgaggggaTGGCCGGAATTGCCCCGGCGCCGGCGACGGCTGGCCGGGACCTTGATGTCTCATGCTTGGAGTATGAGATGGTCAACAAGGAGACCAATGCAAGTACACCCCTCCATGTGACGCCTAGGCTAGAGGATGGGTtggcatgtgactcacaaaagaaggaaaagacaaAGGTTACTTTGCTTGGGCAAGAGAATGATGTGGTCCATTTGAGGtaaatgccattttgaattctAATTCAGCACCATGTGCTATCCACACCCAATTTGGCATTGATGGAGACAAGAGGGACCATGGCACCGACGGCCGGCCGCCGGAGTACTGACAAACTCGTATTTATAGTGTTGTGATTGGTATGTTGATGCGCCTAATTGTTGAGTTTTTGTGCTCAAAAGTGTGATTTCCAGCCAATTACTCTATGTTTCGGAGTTCACGTGTTTGTTGAGTGTTTCAGGCAAAAATAGGCGAAATTGGAACAAAAAAAGggtccacccggtcgggtgagtATATGTGGCTGAAAagccacccggtcgggtggaagAGATAAGCCGGTTAAAGACCAGAAACTACCGGGCGAGAGTGACCCGGCCGGGTAAATTTCCTTtgtaataattccacccggccgggtggaaacTTTATAAGGCGGAGACTCCAGAgagtttcacccggccgggtgaatttgcTGTACAATAATTCCACTCGGCCGGGTCCGATGAACTGACGATTTTTAAAGTCTCCAGACGCGATTTTTGAAGGAATAAAAAGAGGCAAGAGCTAGGGCACTCGTTTTCATTGAATAGCAGCGGCGAAAATATACTCTTTCTCTCTCGGaagcactcttggaagaagattgaagattcaagcttcgattcctccgccaattgtaatctGTATCATGAATTCAGttgttttctttagtttttatttgttttctaccttgaacatgagtaactaaacGCTTTATGTgggattcttggtgaagatgcattgactTATAGTTTCAATCCAATTGatttcgtttttatcttgctcttgtaattatttgatttattcttgtgcttttcctaacaattgcttgatcaccaattgggagtgtaggatttcttagagtaatcgggagatgaaataattaatcttgaaagaagagtaattcacaccttaattcaatagaactcgggagagttgaggttttgagtggaaTCCGTTATCTTATCGATCcattgggagttaggtctaagaattagaaggggacttcaattattacacttaatctacaggtttctcacctcgggagggggtttaatctacaactgtgattaattcaataattcgagagactttaaatggtaaatcgatttcaattgggttaggctatgagttgtacatcggatccttgaattctgcatatttctccaccaTCTTACACAGCTTTCTTAATTGCCTTCgtgtttaagtgttctattttattctccgaatttacatgcttttagtagttgttagtttcaaaaccaaatttctgattgtctggatagtagttgaagtttgttcgtggtacttaggtttacacttaattgtctctgtgggatacgatatactcttgcttgctatttgctacgataaccccgtacacttgcgggtattaattgggtaaaataaagttgagtcaagtttttggcgccgttgccggggacaatttttgtgttatatagcttgatatcgtgataataatcaagattaCTACTTCAGACGTTACtgctttatttttaattttattcttttaagttctcacatttgtgtttcttgttcagGTGTATGCACACAAGTTCTAAAGGTTTGCCTCTAGAACCTTTCGATCCGGAGATTGAAGCAACGAATCGGAAGAGGAACGCCTATAGGAGACTCACACAGCAAATTCAAGCTTCGTCACCTAACCACATAGGAGCATCCTCAGTTTAAAGGGACGTTTCACCCATCCGATCACCACTTCAGGACCATCTTCTGTTTGATCCCGTCCCTCCTAGTCTGATGGAGTACGAAGGGGGCAACAACGGTCCACCACCCCCTCCTCCCAATTATGCTGAGCTTCTACGACAGTTGGAGGAGTTGCGTCAACAGGTCAACCGTGGACCACCTGTGCCTGTGCAGAATCAATATGTATACCAAGGCCAGGCGAATCCCACTGTCCACAGCAACATCGCGGCTAATACTTTTGAGCTGAAAAGAGGACTAATCCAAATGGCGGAGAACATTGCTTTCAGGGGCAAATCCACTGACGACCCTAACAAGCATATCACCAAGTTCATCCAGATTTGCAACACAACAAAGATGAATGGAGTGACAGATGAGCAGGTTCGACTAAGGCTGTTTCCTTTCTCTTTAGAGGATTCAGCAAAGGATTGGTTGGAGAGTTTGGAGCCCGGATCGATAAGAACATGGGATGCTATGGTGGAAaaaattttggagaaattctacCCCCCTAGTGAAGCTATAAAGAGACAACAAGAGATCATTGCCTTTCAGATGACTCCTACAGAGAATATCAGAGACGCATGGGGGAGGTTTAAATCTTTGATGAAACGGTGTCCCAACCATGGGTTAACCCCGACAATCCAAGTTATTACATTTTTCAAGGGATGTGTGCCTGAAGCACAAAAGGAGTTGAACTTGAGCTCAGGCGGTAATTTTCTCAAGAAAGGGGTAAATGAAGCCATGGAAGTAATAGAGGAACTTGCATCTAATGACGAAGGATGGAGCAATGAAAGGAGTAAGATGCATAGGGTAGCGTCTACTACAGATCATGATCCTATGAGCGCCCTATCTGTCAAGCTGGATGCGCTGACTATGAAGTTTGACTGCATGGCAATGGGGCAACCGACTCAAGAGCCCTAAGGAAATATGGAGGACGTTAACTATGTGAACCAAGGGGCAACAACCGTTACTACAATAACCAACGTCCCAACTTCCAGGGTGGAGGATATAATCAGTTCGGGAACAGGGGGCATCCCAATCTCTCTTATGGGAACCCCAATAATGCTCTGCAACCACCCCCGGGGTTCATGGTTACGAATGGAGTGGTCGATGATCCGAAGAAGATGACCACGGAAGACATACTTAAGTCTTTCATGCTACAGTCcaacaagctcatggaacaGAACAACCAAAGAATGGAGAAGGTTGAGACAGATGTGCAGAGTATGGCCACTCATTTGAAGAACATCGACACACACATCAGCGAGATTTCCCAGACTGTGAGTACTATTACTCAACCGGGAAAGTTCCCTTCGAACACCATTATAAATCCCAAAGATTGCAAAGCGGTGCAGTTGAGGAGTGGAAAAAGTTATGATGGACCTGCAATGCCATCAGAGGATAGAGTAACAGAAAAGGGACCTGAGGAGGAGGAGTTAGTCGAGGAAGTTGAGACCGAGATAGTACATATTACTTCCCCACTTTAGGAGAATGTTGCCCCAACTCTACCTACACCACATGCAGCAGCTCACACTCCCCCTGACGTGAGGATTCCCTATCCTCAGCCTGTGCAGAGGAAGAAGACAGACGCACAGTTCTCGAGATTCTTGGATATATTTAGGAAGGTGCAGATAAACATCCCATTGGTGGAGGCACTACAGCAAATGCCGAGCTATGCCAAGTTTCTGAAGGATGTGGTTTCCAACAAGAGGAGATGGATGGAGTATGAGACGGTGAATTTGACTTAAAGCTGCAGCGCCATTATTCAGAAGAAGTTTCCAGCTAAACTGAAGGATCCTGGAAGTTTTACCATCTCTTGCATAGTGGGAGACTGTCAAGAAGGGAGAGCGTTATGTGATCTGGGGGCGAGTATCAACCTGATGCCCTATTCGTTCTTCTAGAAAATGAAGATTGGAGTGCTCAGACCCATTACTATATCACTGCAGATGGCTGATAGAACGGTGTCATATCCGAAGGGGATCGTTGAAGACATACTTGTCAAGGTCggggaatttatttttccaGCCGACTTTGTAGTACTTGATATGGAGGAATATAGACACGTCCCACTTCTCTTAGGCAAGCCCTTCTTAGCCACAGGGAGAGCACTGATTGATGTGCTCTCCGACTGAATGATGAGAGTATCACATTCTCCATTTATAATGCGATGCAAATACATGATGATGAGGATGCTTGGAGGTTCAAACCGTGTAACATGATTGAGGTGATTGACGGTTGTGTGAGAGAGGTAGCCCATGTTATCTCTTATCAGCGATGCCTATCGCAGTCTTTACTGACTTCAGACAATCTGCAAGTGTCTGAATTTACGGAGGAGCTACTTTATTTTGTGGGAGCTCTTAATTCTGGTGGGGAGATTCCAAGAAGGAACAACAAGTTTTTATCCCTCAAAGATCCGGCAGATgaggaagagaaagaagagaagaaagaggaACTTAAGCCGTTGCCCTCACACCTcaagtatgccttccttggagagAATGAGACGAATCCGGTAATTGTCTCCTCGTTACTTACTCCCACTGAACTCGATAAACTGCTGCGAGTGCTCAGAAAGCATAAGAGAGCTATAGGATGGTCTATCTTAGACCTCAAAGGAATCAGCCCTACTGTCTGCATGCACAGGATTCTATTAGAAAAGGATCCAAACCTAAAGCACAAAATCAAAGGAGGCTCAACCCGATAATGCAAAATGTGGTGAAAAAGGAGGTATTGAAGTGGTTGAAAGCCGGGATTATATATGCTATTTCTGACAATGATTGGGTAAGTCCCACCCAAGTCGTGGCCAAGAAGGGTGGAATGACTGTGATTCAAGGTGGCAATGATGAGATGATAGCCACAAGACAGGTGATAGGATGGCGAGTTTGCATCGACTACCGAATTCTCAATGCAGCCacgaggaaggaccatttccccCTCTCGTTTATTGATCAGATGCTTGACAGATTAGGGGGATATGAGTACTACTGCTTCCTCGATGGCTATTCTGGATATAATCAGATCCTGATCGCCCCAGAGGATCAATATAAATCGGCCTTTATTTGCCCGTATGGTGTCTATGCCTTCCGGAGGATGTCTTTTGGACTGTGCAACGCCCCTGCCACGTTTCAGAGATGTATGATGTCCATCTTTCACGACATGGTGGAAGATATTATGGAAgtcttcatggatgacttctcgGTTTTTGGGTCTTCATATGATCATTGCTTGGATAATCTGACTAGAGTATTGCAGAGGTGCGAGGAGACCAACTTGGTGCTGAATTGGGAGAAGTGTCACTTCATGGTGCGGGATGGCATTGTGCTTGGGCACAAAATATCTGCTGCAGGACTCGAAGTTGATAGAGCCAAGATCGTTGCGATTGAGCAGATGCCACCACCGTCTAGTGAGAAAGCCGTACGGAGTTTCTTGGGGCACGCGGGGTTTTATCGGcgattcataaaggatttttCTCAGATAGCCCGCCCCCTTTCCAATCTGCTAGCCAAGGATGTCAAGTTCAACTTCTCTGCAGAATGTCTGCAAGCCTTTGAAATTCTGAAGAAGGCGTTGGTGAGTGCGCCCGTACTTATAGCTCCAGATTGGTCACAGCCTTTCGAGATTATGTGCGATGCCAGTGACGTGGTCGTGGGTTCAGCATTGGGACAGAAGAGGGATAAAGTGTTTAGAGTGATCTACCATGCGAGCCGGACTCTCGATCCAGCTCAGGCAAATTACACTaccacggagaaggagatgTTGGCTGTGGTATATTCTTTTGACAAGTTTCGGCCGTACCTCATTGGAGTGAAGACGATTGTGTTTACAGATCATGCTGCCATCCATTATTTGTGTTGCTAAAGTGGATGCAAAGCCTCGATTAATTCGTTGGGTTCTTTTGCTGCAAGAATTCGACTTGGAGATTCGGGACAGAAAGGGGTGTGAGAATGTGGTGGCCGATCACTTATCTAGATTGGAACATTGTTTTGAAGGAGAGAACTTGAGGAAGCCTATCAACGAGGAGTTCCCGGATGAGCATCTCTTCTATGCTCAGAGCTCATtgccatttttttttttttttttttttttttttttttttttaatcaaacacctctacggtggagggttcgtgggtccctcatccctatatttccaaaggagataattacaaggcgtggccacacccaaaagtggtgtgccgtaacaaaatcaagagtagtatgcggtccgatcccacaaggttcggacctcatcatactcctttccaaaatacaattaaccacaaagctagtcactataatctcccatcgtctcatgatcaactttgatgcccgtccccgtctaggtttcggatgtgcgacactcccatctcgtccaatctaaccaagtccaatagttctctcggtgctgagttgtagtgcattcgtaggccactgttttggactagccccattttcgcaaggaagtccgccgctttgttcccctccctgtgtatgaaggtggctcggaatttgagttggcgtttgagaatggttagttgcgccaccgcttgccgagcgagtgccggcccccatcccgtcccattgaccaatttgattgcttgctctgcatctgactcaatccagattggtaggccgaattccttggctatatttagcccgtgaatcatggccaacagctccgcttctaacgccgagtgggcttcaaggggtgtgctgacggcgacgagcatcttacccgagtggtctcgaataatcccgccagcccctgtactgccgttcgcttcattataggagccatccgtgttgagctttatccacggctgatccggggggttccatttgattgccatggctaggggtagcgccctgattgccgccgcttgttgaggaatattgattccaagtttaactcccttccaatgtttcggcttcaagcttccattagacatagcatttcgaatgaacatgtggacctgccataccacgttttgtggtttaaactgtgtgccttggtggcggctcctgtttctctccgaccaaataaaccaaaggatgaggtatggagtggctcggctaagatgtttcttgttcggctgttggcaccttcgcgcccacacttcgattctcgtagggattgtgtcattgatatggatgcatgggaacgggcctgtgaaccagccgtcgaactcactccatactctgcgagctccatatccctggatgaagaggtgttggagtgactcagtgttcggtctgtgggggcagcattggcacttagaggctagctcaatctcccgccactgaagtttcgtgtcaaccggcacccgattggagagaagcctccagataaagatggctattgagttggtgaggcctaccttccaaacgtcccccaaaccatggatgatcgggtttcgtcctcgaagtgtgtcccatgtcgaagccaccgtgaattccccatgcttagagaggttccacctcgggatatcctgttcgtcatggaggatatTGTGAGCTCATTGCCATGGTTTGCAGATATTGTGAACTTCCTAGTAGCCAAGGTGGTCCCAGAGGGCCTCAACAAGCATCAAATGAGGAAGTTCTTTCATGATGTCAAgttctatttttgggatgagCCGTTCCTATTTAGAAGATGCGCAGATATGGTGATTAGGAGATGCACTCCAAATGAGCAATGGGAAGCGGTAATCAGAAACTGCCACTCAAGTCCTAGTGGAGGACATTTTGGAGCTAATCGGACGGCGATGAAAGTGCTTTAATGCGGATTTTACTGGCCTAGCATCTATGGAGACTGTCAACAGTTCGTTCGTTATTGTGATTAATGCCAAAGAACTGGGGGTGTCTCCAAGAGGAAGGAAATGCCGATGACAACTATTGTGGAGATAGAGCTTTTCGATGTGTGGGGGATCGACTTCATGGGCCCATTCCCACCATCCTCTGGCCATCAATACATCCTTTTGGCAATCGATTACGTTTCCCGTTGGGTGGAAGCAATCCCCACTCCGGTCAACTCTTCCAAGGTGGTTATCAACTTTGTC
This region includes:
- the LOC121745890 gene encoding uncharacterized protein LOC121745890 encodes the protein MEYEGGNNGPPPPPPNYAELLRQLEELRQQVNRGPPVPVQNQYVYQGQANPTVHSNIAANTFELKRGLIQMAENIAFRGKSTDDPNKHITKFIQICNTTKMNGVTDEQVRLRLFPFSLEDSAKDWLESLEPGSIRTWDAMVEKILEKFYPPSEAIKRQQEIIAFQMTPTENIRDAWGRFKSLMKRCPNHGLTPTIQVITFFKGCVPEAQKELNLSSGGNFLKKGVNEAMEVIEELASNDEGWSNERSKMHRVASTTDHDPMSALSVKLDALTMKFDCMGGGYNQFGNRGHPNLSYGNPNNALQPPPGFMVTNGVVDDPKKMTTEDILKSFMLQSNKLMEQNNQRMEKVETDVQSMATHLKNIDTHISEISQTVSTITQPGKFPSNTIINPKDCKAVQLRSGKSYDGPAMPSEDRVTEKGPEEEELVEEVETEIPVQRKKTDAQFSRFLDIFRKVQINIPLVEALQQMPSYAKFLKDVVSNKRRWMEYETMADRTVSYPKGIVEDILVKVGEFIFPADFVVLDMEEYRHVPLLLGKPFLATGRALIDVLSD